From Azospirillum sp. TSA2s, a single genomic window includes:
- a CDS encoding transposase has product MKVPRTADVGVVQRRRLQAGDPDRMTDEDCRFVQALRERSPSITTAADLITRFCEKVKGKVPAPFDGWLREAEISALSSLAAGIRRDENAVCAALSEPWSSGQVEGQVNRLKAIKRTMYGRAGFDLLRARVLGYA; this is encoded by the coding sequence ATGAAAGTACCGCGAACCGCGGATGTTGGCGTGGTCCAGCGTCGGCGCCTCCAGGCGGGCGATCCCGACAGGATGACCGACGAGGACTGCCGCTTTGTCCAGGCGTTGCGGGAGCGCTCGCCGTCGATCACGACGGCCGCCGATCTCATCACCCGCTTCTGCGAGAAGGTGAAGGGCAAGGTGCCCGCCCCATTCGATGGCTGGCTGCGCGAGGCAGAGATCAGCGCGCTGTCATCGTTGGCCGCCGGGATCCGCCGCGACGAGAACGCGGTGTGCGCCGCCCTGAGCGAGCCGTGGAGCAGCGGTCAGGTCGAGGGCCAAGTCAACCGGCTGAAGGCGATCAAGCGCACGATGTATGGCCGGGCCGGCTTCGATCTGCTGCGCGCTCGCGTCCTCGGTTACGCCTGA
- a CDS encoding IS630 family transposase (programmed frameshift), whose amino-acid sequence MARPLSLDLRERIAAALASGLTTRAVAQQFSVSVATAVRIGQKQRAGQGLEPGKMGGHRPFVLGPEAVDWLRERLAEKGDLTIRALTAELAERSIVVTPDTVWRCVRRLGLSFKKTLLAKEQDGTKLARFRARWKAHQHKIDPKRLVFIDETWVKTNMTRTRGWCAQGQPYLAKVPHGHWKTLTFLADLRHDRIVAPLVLDGPINGTMFTAWVEQFLVPTLAPGDVVVLDNLGSHKGAAARNAIRNVGAHLLFLPAYSPDLNPIEMMFAKLKTLVRKAEERTIEAVWRRIGNLLENFQPHECAAYIRHAGYAST is encoded by the exons ATGGCACGTCCGTTGTCTCTGGATCTTCGAGAGCGCATTGCGGCTGCGTTGGCGAGTGGCCTGACGACCCGCGCTGTGGCGCAGCAGTTCAGCGTCTCGGTTGCGACGGCAGTGCGGATCGGTCAGAAGCAGCGTGCCGGACAAGGGCTTGAGCCGGGCAAGATGGGCGGTCATCGTCCCTTCGTGCTGGGGCCGGAGGCGGTGGATTGGCTGCGCGAGCGACTGGCTGAGAAGGGCGACCTGACGATCCGGGCGCTGACGGCAGAGTTGGCGGAACGCAGCATAGTGGTGACGCCGGACACCGTCTGGCGATGCGTGCGCCGGTTGGGCCTCAGCTTC AAAAAAACGCTGCTGGCCAAGGAGCAGGATGGGACGAAGCTGGCTCGCTTCCGAGCCCGCTGGAAAGCCCACCAGCATAAGATCGATCCCAAGCGCCTTGTCTTCATCGACGAGACCTGGGTGAAGACCAACATGACCCGCACCCGGGGGTGGTGTGCGCAGGGCCAGCCTTACCTCGCCAAAGTTCCCCACGGCCATTGGAAGACGCTGACCTTCCTGGCAGACCTGCGTCACGACAGGATCGTGGCTCCTCTGGTCCTGGATGGGCCGATCAACGGGACCATGTTTACGGCCTGGGTCGAGCAATTCCTGGTCCCCACCCTGGCACCGGGCGATGTCGTCGTTCTCGACAACCTGGGCAGTCACAAAGGAGCCGCGGCACGCAACGCCATACGGAATGTCGGCGCCCATCTGCTCTTCTTGCCGGCCTACAGTCCCGATCTCAATCCCATCGAGATGATGTTCGCAAAGCTCAAAACCTTGGTCCGGAAAGCCGAGGAAAGGACGATCGAAGCCGTATGGCGGCGCATCGGAAACCTGCTGGAGAACTTCCAGCCTCACGAGTGCGCCGCATACATCCGACATGCAGGCTACGCTTCTACCTAA
- the istB gene encoding IS21-like element helper ATPase IstB produces the protein MGLHGMAKALREMQANREAGTLSHEEWLGVLLDHEVTLRRQKRFEARAKSARLRHPAVIEDVDFRAPRGLDRALFQKLAACRWIHDHQNVIITGPTGIGKSWLACALGHRAYCENLSVLYQRMPRLFESLALAHGDGRYARLMRGFARVRLLILDDWGPEPLNAEQRRDLLEIVEDRYNAGSVLITSQIPADRWHELVGDPTVS, from the coding sequence CTGGGTCTGCACGGCATGGCCAAGGCGCTGCGCGAGATGCAGGCCAACCGCGAGGCCGGCACCCTCAGCCATGAGGAATGGCTGGGTGTGCTGCTCGATCACGAGGTGACGCTGCGCCGGCAGAAACGTTTCGAAGCACGCGCCAAGAGCGCCCGGCTGCGCCATCCCGCCGTGATCGAGGATGTTGATTTCCGAGCGCCGCGTGGGTTGGACCGCGCGCTGTTCCAGAAGCTGGCGGCCTGCCGATGGATCCACGATCACCAGAACGTGATCATCACCGGGCCGACCGGCATCGGCAAATCCTGGCTGGCCTGCGCGCTTGGCCACCGTGCCTACTGCGAGAACCTATCGGTACTCTACCAGCGGATGCCTCGGCTGTTCGAGAGCCTGGCCCTGGCACACGGCGACGGCCGTTATGCCCGCCTGATGCGCGGCTTCGCCCGAGTGCGGCTTCTCATCCTGGACGACTGGGGACCAGAGCCACTGAACGCAGAGCAACGCCGCGACCTGCTCGAGATCGTAGAGGACCGCTACAACGCCGGCTCTGTGCTGATCACCAGCCAAATCCCCGCGGACCGCTGGCACGAACTCGTCGGGGACCCAACCGTTTCATAA
- a CDS encoding recombinase family protein, protein MLTATLPHEDLVTTAHRAKLAFIYVRQSSVGQVRQHQESTELQYRLVDRALHLGWPRERVQVIDEDLGCSGASSDGRQGFQRLIAEIGLGHAGLVLSLDASRLARNNRDWYQLIELCGLFGVLIADGERLFDPAAYHDRLLLGLSGIMSEAELHQIKIRLHQGERQKAERGELRQPLPAGLAEDRGGMIVLNPDEEVQARLNLVFHLFRDLGSAHAVMRALRRAGLLVPVRPLRGPAPHAVVWQPADSSRVLNILKNPSYAGAYVYGRHFQDPGRRRAGVPRSGTVTRPPDAWPVCLLEAHPGYIGWEEFMANQKRLSDNINRYSAGHRGVPRKGMALLQGIAVCGRCGRRMGLGYSGPHGEYPVYRCGADKHQSGAPMCQEVRALAVDAEIERLVLEALTPDRVALAIAALSTLDEEARLLERQWALRRERARYEAERARRQYDAVEPENRLVARSLERAWEERLRAIEQVETEYEHWCREQPLALSDAERTEILAVGANLSAVWHAQTTTAADRKRIVRLIIQEAILDQKQVPGRVLIRLVWQTGAVSEHDLRRTVHSYDCYAGIEGLEGRVRALNAAGKMDGEIAETLNAEGFLSSRGTTFDHGLVFLLRKRWGIATVKINGAEANPVRWPDGSYSIQGAAKALGVTAQTILKWLKCGRLSGHQLAKGLPWQIMLEEERIPELRTLVRRTTPSRRKAL, encoded by the coding sequence ATGCTGACCGCGACGCTTCCCCATGAGGACCTGGTCACCACGGCGCATCGTGCCAAGCTGGCCTTCATTTATGTGCGGCAGTCATCGGTCGGGCAGGTCCGCCAGCACCAAGAGAGCACTGAGCTGCAGTATCGGTTGGTCGACCGTGCCCTTCATCTTGGTTGGCCGCGGGAGCGGGTCCAGGTCATCGATGAGGATCTCGGCTGTTCCGGCGCAAGTAGCGACGGTCGGCAAGGCTTTCAGAGGCTGATCGCCGAGATCGGCCTTGGCCACGCCGGGCTCGTGCTCAGCCTGGACGCCTCTCGCTTGGCCCGCAATAACCGTGACTGGTACCAGCTCATCGAACTGTGCGGCCTCTTCGGCGTGCTGATCGCCGATGGTGAACGGCTGTTCGACCCGGCCGCCTACCACGACCGGCTGCTGCTGGGCCTGTCCGGCATCATGAGCGAAGCGGAACTACACCAGATCAAGATCCGGCTCCACCAAGGTGAACGCCAGAAGGCAGAACGTGGCGAGTTGCGCCAGCCGCTGCCAGCCGGCTTAGCCGAGGACCGCGGCGGCATGATTGTCCTCAATCCCGACGAGGAGGTTCAGGCACGCCTCAACCTGGTGTTTCATCTCTTCCGTGATCTGGGAAGCGCTCATGCGGTTATGCGGGCGCTGCGGCGCGCCGGATTGTTGGTGCCAGTACGCCCGTTGCGCGGCCCCGCGCCGCACGCGGTGGTGTGGCAGCCAGCTGACAGCAGCCGGGTGCTCAACATCCTGAAGAACCCGTCTTACGCCGGCGCCTACGTTTACGGCCGCCACTTCCAGGACCCGGGCCGTCGGCGGGCCGGAGTGCCGCGCAGTGGAACGGTGACGCGGCCGCCGGACGCATGGCCGGTGTGCCTGTTGGAGGCTCACCCCGGCTACATCGGTTGGGAGGAGTTCATGGCCAACCAGAAACGGCTGTCGGACAACATCAACCGCTACAGCGCTGGACACCGGGGCGTGCCTCGCAAGGGCATGGCTCTGCTGCAAGGAATCGCCGTGTGCGGACGGTGTGGGCGTCGGATGGGTCTGGGATACTCCGGCCCCCACGGCGAGTATCCGGTGTATCGCTGCGGCGCCGACAAACATCAGAGTGGGGCTCCGATGTGTCAGGAAGTCCGCGCCCTGGCGGTCGATGCCGAAATCGAACGTCTTGTGTTGGAAGCGCTCACGCCTGACCGGGTGGCCCTGGCCATCGCCGCGCTGAGCACCCTTGACGAGGAAGCCCGTCTGTTGGAGCGGCAATGGGCCCTCCGGCGTGAACGGGCTCGGTACGAGGCGGAGCGTGCTCGTCGACAGTACGACGCAGTCGAACCGGAAAACCGGCTGGTCGCCCGGTCCTTGGAACGGGCCTGGGAGGAGCGGCTGCGCGCCATCGAGCAGGTAGAGACGGAGTACGAGCACTGGTGCCGGGAGCAACCCTTGGCCCTGAGCGATGCCGAACGCACCGAGATCCTGGCGGTCGGGGCGAACCTCTCGGCCGTATGGCACGCGCAGACGACCACGGCTGCGGACCGCAAGCGTATCGTGCGCTTGATCATCCAGGAAGCCATCCTCGACCAGAAACAGGTTCCCGGCCGGGTGTTGATCCGCCTCGTGTGGCAAACCGGGGCCGTCAGCGAACATGATCTGCGGCGGACCGTGCACTCTTACGACTGCTATGCCGGGATCGAGGGGTTGGAAGGCCGCGTGCGCGCTTTGAACGCCGCGGGTAAGATGGACGGAGAAATCGCCGAGACTTTGAATGCAGAAGGGTTCCTGTCGAGCCGTGGAACGACGTTCGACCATGGGCTCGTTTTCCTGCTGCGCAAGCGGTGGGGCATCGCGACGGTAAAGATCAACGGAGCCGAGGCCAATCCGGTGCGTTGGCCGGATGGCAGCTACTCAATCCAGGGCGCAGCCAAAGCGCTCGGAGTAACGGCCCAGACGATCTTGAAGTGGCTGAAGTGTGGCCGTCTGTCCGGGCATCAGCTCGCCAAGGGCCTGCCCTGGCAGATCATGCTCGAGGAGGAGCGCATTCCGGAACTCCGTACTCTGGTTCGACGCACCACCCCATCCAGGAGGAAGGCATTATGA
- a CDS encoding transposase — MVRIENAGAAVGMLPCRRLRAGDPDRMTDEDCRFVQALRERSPSIATAADLITRFCEMVKGKAPAPFDGWLREAEISALSPFAAGIRRDEDAVRAALSEPWSSGQVEGQVNRLKVIKRTMYGRAGFDLLRARVLGHA; from the coding sequence ATGGTACGGATTGAGAATGCTGGTGCCGCGGTCGGCATGCTGCCATGTCGGCGCCTCCGGGCGGGCGATCCCGACAGGATGACCGACGAGGACTGCCGCTTTGTCCAGGCGTTGCGGGAGCGCTCGCCGTCGATCGCGACGGCCGCCGATCTCATCACCCGCTTCTGCGAGATGGTAAAGGGCAAGGCGCCCGCCCCCTTCGATGGCTGGCTGCGTGAAGCAGAGATCAGCGCGCTGTCACCGTTCGCCGCCGGGATCCGCCGCGACGAGGACGCGGTGCGCGCCGCCCTGAGCGAGCCGTGGAGCAGCGGTCAGGTCGAGGGCCAAGTCAACCGGCTGAAGGTGATCAAGCGCACGATGTATGGCCGGGCCGGCTTTGATCTGCTGCGCGCTCGCGTTCTCGGTCACGCCTGA
- a CDS encoding site-specific integrase: MPSTRITKRAVDDATPEARDFYLWDSELSGFGLKVTPSGTKTYLVQYRAGGRGMPTRRITIGRHGSPWTPEQARQEARRVLATVDLGDDPAARKADRRRELTVSELCDLYIAEGCTTKKPSTIRADQGRITWHIKPLLGKRKAGDITRGDIERLLRDVAAGKTASPHRSSKGGSRATGGKGAASQTVILLRAMFAFAMARALRSDNPAAGIKTFNVRKLERFLTAEEIGRLGKTLIAFEQEGANPYLIAAIRLLLLTGCRKSEILSLTWDCVDVAHFCLRLPDSKTGAKIVPLGRAALDILTKLQRRSGVQYVISGKGQHGQLVNIDRTWEKIRTAAGLPDVRLHDLRHSFASVGAANGSSLLVIGKILGHTQPTTTQRYAHLGHDPVLTAANQISAVIADALDQSTSQRNRRRKFRLRPNRPMSLADAPV, from the coding sequence ATGCCATCGACACGGATCACCAAGCGGGCTGTCGACGATGCGACGCCTGAAGCGCGGGATTTTTATCTGTGGGACAGCGAACTGAGCGGCTTCGGATTGAAAGTTACGCCATCGGGGACGAAGACATATCTCGTGCAATACCGCGCCGGCGGACGCGGCATGCCAACCCGCCGCATCACAATCGGGCGGCATGGATCACCCTGGACACCTGAGCAGGCGCGCCAGGAAGCCCGTCGCGTGCTTGCCACGGTGGATCTCGGCGACGATCCTGCCGCCCGGAAGGCGGACAGGCGGCGGGAATTGACGGTGTCAGAGCTGTGCGATCTGTACATAGCGGAAGGATGCACAACAAAGAAGCCCTCGACCATCCGGGCCGACCAGGGACGGATCACGTGGCACATCAAGCCCCTGCTGGGAAAAAGAAAAGCCGGGGATATCACCCGGGGTGATATCGAGCGCCTGTTGCGCGACGTGGCGGCTGGAAAGACTGCCAGCCCACACCGCTCCAGCAAGGGTGGCAGCCGCGCAACCGGCGGAAAGGGCGCTGCGTCGCAAACCGTGATCCTGCTGAGAGCGATGTTCGCCTTCGCCATGGCTCGGGCGCTCCGCTCCGACAATCCCGCGGCCGGAATCAAGACATTCAATGTCAGAAAGCTGGAACGTTTTCTGACCGCCGAGGAAATAGGCCGACTTGGCAAGACACTGATCGCGTTCGAACAGGAGGGGGCCAACCCATATCTTATCGCCGCCATTCGCCTCCTGCTGCTGACAGGTTGCCGGAAATCCGAAATTCTGAGCCTGACCTGGGACTGCGTGGATGTCGCCCACTTCTGCTTGCGTCTGCCCGACAGCAAAACCGGCGCAAAGATTGTACCGTTGGGACGGGCCGCACTCGATATCCTGACCAAGCTCCAACGCCGGTCTGGCGTTCAATACGTCATCTCTGGCAAAGGGCAACATGGACAGTTGGTCAACATCGACCGGACCTGGGAGAAGATCCGCACCGCAGCCGGTCTGCCCGATGTTCGATTGCATGATCTTCGACATAGCTTCGCCAGCGTCGGAGCCGCCAACGGAAGCAGTCTTCTGGTCATTGGGAAGATTCTTGGGCACACCCAACCAACAACCACGCAGCGTTACGCCCATCTGGGACATGATCCCGTCTTAACCGCAGCCAATCAAATCTCCGCCGTCATCGCTGACGCACTGGACCAATCCACTTCGCAGCGAAACCGCCGGCGCAAGTTTCGCCTTCGTCCAAATCGCCCCATGTCCCTGGCTGATGCACCGGTTTGA
- a CDS encoding protein-disulfide reductase DsbD: MLSFLMRRHVLAPIAATLVAMLAPASADAAAGPVSASQASHTQILSPVNAMGDLETVPAGLRIVLEDGWKTYWRSPGEAGIPPQMDWTGSTNVASVEVHWPAPHRFSTLGIETLGYKGEVVLPLEVKPERPGDPISLRGTVDLLVCSDICVPAAHQVRLDLPAGAAAPDADAGNLIAQFTAQVPGDGSASGLAVERVWADTAQKTLAVRVISLTVPLTEPDVFIEGGDWAFGKPDVALEGGGKAAILTVPIAAGPDSVTLPGKPLTVTVVDGGRAVEAPVTVSAEAPAVAGRMADLLPFLAVALLGGLVLNLMPCVLPVLSLKLMSVIRQQGQELRRVRLGFLATAAGAIAAMLVLAGTLAAVKAAGGVVGWGMQFQQPVFIAAMVVILLAFTASMVGAFEIRLPSSVMTVLGGVGGNGLAGHFAMGAFATLLATPCSAPFLGTAVGFALARGPLEILAVFGALGVGLASPYLLVAAFPGAVRLLPRPGRWMGALRHLLALALAGTAVWLLTVLAAQTSVVVAGSIAAAATVAIAAMTLAMRGGRNLRLAAVPVAVAALAGTLAIPAFLGHRAMAAPDAAASSAQWRRFDQADIGKLVAQGQTVFVDVTAEWCVTCIVNKKMVVDREPVAGALSADGIVAMKADMTSPNAAIMTYLAQHGRYGIPFNVVYGPGAPHGVVLPEVLTEDAVLDALRRARSAG; encoded by the coding sequence ATGCTCTCCTTTCTGATGCGGCGCCACGTGCTGGCGCCGATCGCGGCGACCCTCGTCGCCATGCTGGCGCCGGCCTCCGCCGACGCGGCCGCCGGACCGGTCTCGGCAAGCCAGGCATCGCACACGCAGATCCTGTCCCCGGTGAATGCCATGGGTGACCTGGAGACGGTTCCCGCCGGATTGCGCATCGTCCTGGAAGACGGGTGGAAGACCTACTGGCGCAGCCCGGGGGAGGCAGGCATTCCGCCCCAGATGGACTGGACCGGTTCGACGAATGTCGCGTCGGTCGAGGTGCACTGGCCCGCGCCGCACCGGTTCTCCACTCTCGGCATCGAGACCCTCGGCTACAAGGGCGAGGTCGTCCTCCCCCTCGAGGTGAAGCCTGAACGGCCGGGTGACCCCATCTCGCTGCGCGGCACGGTCGACCTGCTGGTGTGCAGCGACATCTGCGTCCCGGCCGCGCATCAGGTCCGGCTAGACCTTCCCGCCGGTGCGGCGGCGCCCGATGCGGATGCCGGAAACCTGATCGCCCAGTTCACCGCCCAAGTCCCCGGCGACGGAAGTGCTTCGGGACTGGCCGTCGAGCGGGTTTGGGCCGACACCGCGCAGAAGACGCTCGCCGTCCGTGTGATATCGCTCACGGTGCCATTGACGGAACCGGATGTCTTCATCGAGGGCGGCGACTGGGCGTTCGGCAAGCCCGATGTGGCGCTCGAGGGTGGTGGGAAAGCGGCAATTCTGACCGTGCCGATCGCGGCGGGTCCCGACTCCGTCACCCTGCCGGGCAAGCCGCTTACCGTGACGGTCGTCGACGGCGGGCGGGCTGTCGAGGCTCCCGTCACCGTGTCGGCCGAGGCGCCCGCGGTCGCCGGCCGCATGGCCGATCTCCTGCCGTTCCTGGCGGTGGCCCTCCTGGGCGGCCTCGTGCTCAACCTGATGCCCTGCGTGCTGCCGGTGCTCTCCCTCAAGCTGATGTCGGTCATCCGGCAACAGGGGCAGGAACTCCGCCGGGTACGGCTGGGCTTCCTGGCGACGGCGGCGGGTGCCATCGCCGCCATGCTCGTCCTGGCGGGTACCCTGGCCGCCGTCAAGGCAGCGGGCGGGGTGGTCGGCTGGGGCATGCAGTTCCAGCAGCCCGTCTTCATCGCCGCCATGGTCGTCATCCTGCTCGCCTTCACCGCCAGCATGGTGGGTGCCTTCGAGATCCGGCTTCCGTCGTCGGTCATGACCGTGCTGGGAGGTGTCGGCGGCAACGGCTTGGCCGGGCACTTTGCCATGGGGGCCTTCGCAACCCTGTTGGCGACGCCCTGCTCGGCGCCCTTCCTCGGGACTGCGGTCGGCTTCGCGCTGGCCCGCGGTCCGCTCGAGATCCTGGCTGTGTTCGGCGCGCTCGGCGTCGGGCTCGCCAGCCCCTATTTGCTCGTGGCGGCCTTTCCCGGCGCGGTCCGGCTGCTGCCGCGGCCGGGGCGGTGGATGGGAGCCCTCCGCCACCTGCTCGCCCTGGCTTTGGCCGGGACGGCGGTCTGGCTTCTCACGGTCCTCGCCGCCCAGACCTCGGTCGTCGTGGCCGGGAGCATCGCGGCGGCCGCCACCGTCGCCATCGCCGCCATGACGCTGGCCATGCGCGGCGGTCGGAACCTGCGCCTTGCGGCCGTGCCGGTGGCGGTGGCGGCGCTCGCCGGGACGCTGGCCATCCCGGCCTTCCTTGGGCACCGCGCGATGGCGGCACCGGACGCCGCGGCGTCGTCGGCCCAATGGCGGCGGTTCGACCAGGCAGACATCGGCAAGCTGGTCGCCCAGGGCCAGACCGTCTTCGTCGACGTGACCGCGGAGTGGTGCGTCACCTGCATCGTCAACAAGAAGATGGTGGTCGATCGCGAGCCGGTGGCGGGCGCCCTGTCGGCCGATGGCATCGTGGCGATGAAGGCAGACATGACCAGCCCGAACGCGGCCATCATGACCTACCTCGCGCAGCATGGCCGCTACGGTATCCCCTTCAACGTGGTCTACGGCCCCGGCGCGCCACATGGCGTCGTCCTGCCCGAGGTGCTGACCGAGGACGCCGTCCTCGACGCCCTCCGCAGGGCCCGGTCGGCCGGGTAA
- a CDS encoding DsbA family protein — MTSHRTKIFAALLVSTVAVGAGTVAVSSLVAPTSAEATAAPPMVAELGPEALARGPSAVVAGNPQGDVTLIEYFDYQCPVCRRVHPAVKQLAAEDKGVRIIHKHWPVFGASSIYAAKLALAARWQDRYEQVHDAFMTIPGRLDDDKIRKAAGEAGLDLARAERDLKERDAQIDAAFKEVSAQAAMLQLRGTPGFIIGNYIVPGGLDLKAMKEIVAEVRAKRKNGGQG; from the coding sequence ATGACTTCACACCGGACCAAAATCTTCGCGGCCCTGCTGGTTTCAACCGTCGCCGTCGGCGCCGGTACCGTCGCAGTCTCTTCCCTCGTGGCGCCGACCTCCGCCGAAGCAACGGCGGCCCCGCCCATGGTCGCCGAGCTTGGCCCCGAAGCGCTGGCACGCGGGCCGAGCGCCGTGGTGGCCGGCAACCCCCAGGGCGACGTCACCCTGATAGAGTATTTCGACTACCAATGCCCGGTCTGTCGCCGGGTCCATCCGGCCGTCAAGCAACTGGCCGCCGAGGACAAGGGCGTCCGGATCATCCACAAGCACTGGCCGGTGTTCGGGGCCTCCTCGATCTACGCCGCCAAGCTCGCGCTCGCCGCGCGTTGGCAGGACCGCTACGAGCAGGTCCACGATGCCTTCATGACCATCCCCGGCCGCCTGGACGATGACAAGATCCGGAAGGCCGCCGGGGAAGCCGGTCTGGACCTGGCGCGGGCCGAGCGCGACCTGAAGGAGCGTGATGCGCAGATCGATGCGGCCTTCAAGGAGGTGTCGGCGCAGGCCGCCATGCTGCAACTCCGGGGCACACCGGGCTTCATCATCGGCAACTATATTGTTCCCGGTGGGCTGGACCTGAAGGCGATGAAGGAGATCGTCGCCGAGGTTCGCGCGAAGCGGAAGAATGGGGGCCAGGGATGA
- a CDS encoding DUF2892 domain-containing protein — MLPATASRVENATSEDLNRRFAAEIEESLRHHAEHPEHIAHRLDELDHEWDIERTLEANAATLALTGTLLGAFVDRRFLILPAVVTGFLLQHALQGWCPPVPVFRRLGIRTTAEIDRERAALKALRGDFGRIEAISTEANPRQRAHAALEAAER; from the coding sequence TTGCTGCCCGCTACCGCATCCCGCGTGGAAAACGCCACGTCCGAAGACCTCAACCGCCGTTTCGCCGCCGAGATCGAAGAGAGCCTGCGCCACCACGCCGAACACCCGGAGCACATCGCCCACCGCCTCGACGAACTCGACCACGAATGGGACATCGAGCGGACGCTGGAGGCGAACGCGGCGACGCTTGCGTTGACGGGTACGCTGCTGGGCGCCTTCGTCGACCGGCGCTTCCTGATCCTGCCCGCCGTCGTGACGGGATTTCTTCTCCAGCACGCGCTCCAGGGCTGGTGCCCGCCGGTTCCGGTTTTCCGGCGCCTCGGCATCCGCACCACGGCAGAGATCGACCGCGAGCGCGCCGCGCTGAAGGCCCTGCGGGGTGATTTCGGACGGATCGAAGCGATTTCCACGGAGGCGAACCCGCGCCAGCGGGCTCATGCCGCGTTGGAGGCTGCCGAAAGGTAA
- a CDS encoding OBAP family protein, with protein MQIQRTALPLALVGTLAACTGMGTVAPSVSPQGGAESTKTNVLEAGAAALQSNAPVGGMDIYLVGFHPMKNDPNHQMEAHHFCRQMNEDFAQCALFDGNTAGANLTGVEYIISERLFEQLPRRERQYWHPHNGEILSGQLVAPNLPNIAEHELMKSKMNSYGKTWHTWQSENGTQAGDRLPYGPPMLAWSFNRDGEAQPGLVETRDREMHISTADRRRARQDLVPTARPQEGVDALKGKFPRPTQDIPGVVDKRIRR; from the coding sequence ATGCAAATCCAGCGAACTGCTTTGCCCCTCGCGCTCGTCGGCACGCTTGCCGCCTGCACCGGAATGGGCACCGTGGCGCCGTCCGTCAGCCCACAGGGCGGCGCCGAGAGCACGAAGACCAACGTGCTCGAGGCCGGAGCGGCGGCGCTCCAGAGCAATGCGCCGGTCGGTGGCATGGACATCTACCTCGTCGGCTTCCATCCCATGAAGAACGACCCCAACCACCAGATGGAGGCGCACCATTTCTGCCGTCAGATGAACGAGGACTTCGCCCAGTGCGCGCTGTTCGACGGCAACACCGCCGGCGCCAATCTGACGGGCGTCGAGTACATCATCTCCGAGCGCCTGTTCGAGCAGCTGCCACGGCGGGAGCGCCAGTATTGGCATCCCCACAACGGTGAGATCCTGTCCGGACAGCTGGTGGCGCCAAACCTGCCCAACATCGCCGAGCACGAGCTGATGAAGAGCAAGATGAACAGCTACGGCAAGACCTGGCACACCTGGCAGTCGGAGAATGGCACGCAAGCAGGCGATCGGCTGCCCTATGGTCCTCCCATGTTGGCATGGTCGTTCAACCGTGACGGCGAGGCCCAGCCGGGACTGGTCGAGACCCGTGACCGTGAGATGCACATATCGACCGCGGACCGCCGCCGTGCCCGTCAGGATCTCGTGCCCACCGCCCGGCCGCAGGAGGGTGTGGATGCCCTAAAGGGCAAGTTCCCGCGGCCGACTCAGGACATTCCCGGCGTGGTGGACAAGCGCATTCGGCGCTGA